One genomic region from Aliarcobacter cryaerophilus ATCC 43158 encodes:
- a CDS encoding YceI family protein — protein sequence MKKITLGLLSIFAASSLFAGTYSVDTSHSTAGFSVKHMMVTNVVGKIKDISGTYEYDEKANTLLSVQGELNVASIDTADEKRDAHLKADDILDIAKFPKISFKSTKVEKDTVYGDLTIKGVTKNIKLNLENGGALGKKSGFSLTGKINRSEFGVTWNKILETGGVAVSDEVKLNIDIEGNLAN from the coding sequence ATGAAAAAGATTACTTTAGGATTATTAAGTATATTTGCAGCAAGTTCTTTATTTGCTGGAACTTATAGTGTAGATACATCACACTCGACTGCTGGTTTTTCAGTAAAACATATGATGGTTACAAATGTTGTTGGAAAAATAAAAGATATATCTGGAACTTATGAATATGATGAAAAAGCAAATACTTTATTAAGCGTTCAAGGTGAATTAAATGTTGCTTCTATTGATACAGCTGATGAAAAAAGAGATGCTCATCTAAAAGCTGATGATATTTTAGATATTGCAAAATTCCCAAAAATCAGTTTTAAATCTACTAAAGTAGAAAAAGATACAGTTTATGGTGATTTAACTATAAAAGGTGTTACAAAAAATATTAAATTAAATCTTGAAAATGGTGGAGCATTAGGTAAAAAATCAGGTTTTTCATTAACTGGAAAAATAAATAGAAGTGAATTTGGTGTAACTTGGAATAAAATTTTAGAAACAGGTGGAGTTGCTGTTAGTGATGAAGTGAAATTAAATATTGATATTGAAGGAAATTTGGCTAATTAA
- a CDS encoding DODA-type extradiol aromatic ring-opening family dioxygenase: MNPSLFISHGAPNIIFSDLKSKKSIQNLKKILDTPKYIIIVSAHYVTKNLKVINPISNSIMYDFYGFEKGLYEFKYNIKSDLNLTNNLIEKLKNQDIDIRIDESRTSYDHGVWSVLSLIYEKLEIPVIQLSIPISYTIPEFLKLGEKLKIFKDDALLVFSGGVTHNLSEMGYEDTKNYAKEFNDTIKDIVENGKVEELKNITKNTNFYKNHPTTEHFIPLLLAFGSANNKKGKSFNSEMLYSNISMESFIFDEKEVEK, encoded by the coding sequence ATGAATCCATCTTTATTTATTTCTCATGGAGCACCAAATATTATTTTTAGTGATTTAAAATCTAAAAAAAGTATTCAAAATCTAAAAAAGATTTTGGATACACCAAAGTATATTATTATAGTATCAGCACACTATGTAACCAAAAATTTAAAAGTGATAAATCCAATTTCAAATAGTATTATGTATGATTTTTACGGTTTTGAAAAAGGGTTATATGAGTTTAAATACAATATAAAAAGTGATTTAAATTTAACAAACAATCTAATAGAGAAATTAAAAAATCAAGATATTGATATAAGAATAGATGAAAGTCGTACTAGTTATGACCATGGTGTTTGGAGTGTTTTATCTTTGATATATGAAAAACTTGAAATTCCTGTAATTCAGCTTAGTATTCCAATATCTTACACAATTCCTGAGTTTTTAAAATTAGGTGAAAAACTAAAAATATTTAAAGATGATGCTTTACTTGTTTTTAGTGGTGGAGTTACTCACAATTTAAGTGAAATGGGATATGAAGATACAAAAAATTATGCAAAAGAGTTTAATGATACGATTAAAGATATTGTAGAAAATGGAAAAGTTGAAGAGCTAAAAAATATAACCAAAAATACAAATTTCTATAAAAATCACCCAACAACAGAACATTTTATACCTTTACTTTTAGCTTTTGGAAGTGCTAACAATAAAAAAGGAAAGTCATTTAATAGTGAGATGTTATATTCAAATATCTCTATGGAAAGTTTTATTTTTGATGAAAAAGAGGTAGAAAAATGA
- a CDS encoding pirin family protein — protein sequence MIKKLPKQNMGESNLGWLQSRFHFSFADYRNPANMHFGVLRVLNDDIVKPKSGFDMHPHDNMEIITYIVDGEITHKDSMGNSETLGRGEVQYLSAGDGIFHSENNESSSDLRLLQIWVFPPKKGLPRLYGSHKYKQEDRDNKFLNIVSSQDGNSAIKIYQDVNIYVSEFDKELEFKIKEGKQIYFVQIEGSSNINGTTLDFGDAMEITNEDKIVINPISKSHILFIEMKK from the coding sequence ATGATAAAAAAATTACCAAAACAGAATATGGGAGAATCAAATCTTGGTTGGTTGCAAAGTCGTTTTCACTTTAGTTTTGCAGATTATAGAAATCCAGCAAATATGCACTTTGGAGTTTTAAGAGTTTTAAATGATGATATTGTAAAACCTAAGAGTGGATTTGATATGCATCCTCATGACAATATGGAAATTATCACATATATTGTAGATGGCGAAATTACTCATAAAGACTCTATGGGAAATAGTGAAACTCTAGGAAGAGGAGAAGTTCAATATTTAAGTGCTGGAGATGGTATATTTCATAGTGAAAACAATGAATCATCTTCTGATTTAAGACTTCTACAAATTTGGGTTTTCCCTCCTAAAAAAGGACTTCCTAGACTTTATGGTTCTCATAAATATAAACAAGAAGATAGAGATAATAAATTTTTAAATATTGTGTCAAGTCAAGATGGAAATAGTGCTATTAAAATCTATCAAGATGTAAATATTTATGTTAGTGAATTTGATAAAGAACTAGAATTTAAAATAAAAGAAGGTAAACAAATCTATTTTGTACAAATTGAAGGAAGCTCAAATATCAATGGAACTACTTTGGATTTTGGTGATGCAATGGAGATTACAAATGAAGATAAAATAGTAATCAATCCTATTTCAAAAAGCCATATTTTATTTATAGAAATGAAAAAATAA
- a CDS encoding YwbE family protein → MDPKKRFDVKVGLKVNIVLKADQRTGKLTQGVVKDILTNSPTHPHGIKVRLQNGDVGRVQEIL, encoded by the coding sequence ATGGATCCAAAAAAAAGGTTTGATGTAAAAGTAGGTTTAAAAGTAAATATTGTATTAAAAGCAGATCAAAGAACAGGCAAACTAACTCAAGGAGTTGTAAAAGATATTTTAACAAATTCTCCAACTCATCCACATGGAATAAAAGTAAGATTACAAAATGGAGATGTTGGTCGTGTTCAAGAGATACTTTAA
- a CDS encoding glyceraldehyde 3-phosphate dehydrogenase NAD-binding domain-containing protein, translating into MSIKVLLNGAGRIGKSILKQLLDEENFEVVVINEINPSLENIVYSINYDSTYGKLNDKFKVIENSYIQNRKQKIKITNYKDISELNLDCIDILIDASGQKTDLSLLRELKVDKIILTHPQKDADINIVLGVNEDKLDFKNHKIISTSSCNATALLPALKLIDDKKEIICGDIVTIHPLLNHQRVLDGSFVQSATRDVDLNFEFGRSSTQNIIPSQTTTIKACSFVLEKFNSNLISSNSLRVPTDTVGAINVTLFTKEISSKDEIKNLFLEFEKNQKFPIVLNNFEALVSSDFKKENFTTIIDHRFLEVKQNMIKLLLWYDNEWGYASKVVEILKYIDIKKG; encoded by the coding sequence ATGAGTATAAAAGTTCTTTTAAATGGAGCTGGTAGAATTGGTAAATCAATTTTAAAACAGCTTTTAGATGAAGAAAATTTTGAAGTTGTTGTTATAAATGAGATAAATCCATCACTTGAAAATATAGTTTACTCTATAAACTATGATTCAACATATGGAAAACTAAATGATAAATTTAAAGTTATAGAAAACTCTTATATTCAAAATAGAAAACAAAAAATCAAAATTACAAACTATAAAGATATCTCTGAATTAAATTTAGATTGTATTGATATTTTAATTGATGCAAGTGGTCAAAAAACAGATTTAAGTCTATTAAGAGAATTAAAAGTAGATAAAATAATTTTAACTCATCCTCAAAAAGATGCTGATATAAATATAGTTTTGGGTGTAAATGAAGATAAACTTGATTTTAAAAATCATAAAATAATATCTACAAGCTCTTGTAATGCAACAGCACTTCTGCCTGCTTTAAAGTTAATAGATGATAAAAAAGAGATTATTTGCGGTGATATTGTGACTATTCATCCACTTTTAAATCATCAAAGAGTTTTAGATGGAAGTTTTGTTCAAAGTGCAACAAGAGATGTTGATTTAAACTTTGAATTTGGAAGAAGTTCAACTCAAAATATAATTCCAAGTCAAACAACTACTATAAAAGCTTGCTCTTTTGTATTAGAAAAGTTTAATTCAAATTTGATAAGCTCAAATTCTCTAAGAGTTCCAACAGATACAGTGGGTGCAATTAATGTAACACTTTTCACAAAAGAGATTTCAAGTAAAGATGAGATAAAAAATCTTTTTTTAGAATTTGAAAAAAATCAAAAATTTCCAATAGTTTTAAATAATTTTGAAGCACTTGTTTCAAGTGATTTTAAAAAAGAGAATTTTACAACTATAATAGATCATAGATTTTTGGAAGTTAAACAAAATATGATAAAACTTCTTCTTTGGTATGATAATGAGTGGGGATATGCTTCAAAAGTTGTTGAGATTTTAAAATATATAGATATAAAAAAAGGCTAG
- the purM gene encoding phosphoribosylformylglycinamidine cyclo-ligase, translating to MATVSYKDAGVDIDAGNQFVENIKPYVKSTMIPGVLGGIGSFAGAFELPSGYKKPVILAGTDGVGTKLKLAIDAKKFDTVGIDLVAMCTNDLLCNFGEPLFFLDYYATAKLEVEEATQVVKGIAEGCIRSECALIGGETAEMPGMYKEGDFDLAGFCVGIAEKDELDRVSRVKAGDVLIAFPSSGVHSNGFSLVRKLLLEKLGMSLEDDFQGKKLKDVLLEPTRIYVKEFKANKDKINGLAHITGGGITENLPRVLPENLTAVVDRSKIKVLPIFEFMSKHVEQQEMYRTFNMGVGMILVVNPSNVDSILSSTDGYVIGELKSGERKVEFI from the coding sequence ATGGCAACAGTTAGTTACAAAGATGCAGGAGTTGATATAGATGCAGGAAATCAGTTTGTAGAAAATATCAAACCTTATGTAAAATCTACAATGATTCCTGGAGTTCTTGGAGGAATTGGTTCTTTTGCTGGTGCTTTTGAACTTCCAAGTGGTTACAAAAAACCTGTTATTTTAGCTGGAACAGATGGTGTTGGAACAAAATTAAAATTAGCAATAGATGCTAAAAAATTTGACACTGTCGGTATTGATTTAGTTGCTATGTGTACAAATGATTTACTTTGTAACTTTGGAGAGCCACTATTTTTCCTTGATTATTATGCAACTGCAAAACTTGAAGTTGAAGAAGCAACTCAAGTAGTTAAGGGAATTGCTGAAGGTTGTATTAGAAGTGAGTGTGCATTAATTGGTGGAGAGACTGCTGAAATGCCAGGAATGTACAAAGAGGGTGATTTCGATTTAGCTGGTTTTTGTGTAGGAATTGCTGAAAAAGATGAACTAGATCGTGTTTCAAGAGTAAAAGCAGGAGATGTTTTAATTGCATTTCCAAGTTCTGGAGTTCACTCAAATGGATTTAGCTTGGTTCGAAAACTTCTTTTAGAAAAATTAGGAATGAGTTTAGAAGATGATTTCCAAGGAAAAAAATTAAAAGATGTTTTACTTGAGCCAACAAGAATTTATGTAAAAGAGTTCAAAGCTAACAAAGATAAAATAAATGGTTTAGCACATATTACTGGTGGTGGAATTACTGAAAATTTACCTAGAGTTTTACCAGAAAATTTAACAGCAGTTGTAGATAGAAGTAAAATCAAAGTATTACCAATATTTGAATTTATGAGTAAACATGTAGAGCAACAAGAGATGTATAGAACATTTAATATGGGTGTTGGAATGATACTTGTAGTAAATCCTTCAAATGTAGATTCTATTTTATCTTCAACTGATGGTTATGTAATTGGTGAGTTAAAATCAGGTGAGAGAAAAGTAGAGTTTATATAA
- a CDS encoding spermidine synthase yields MKDNIAFSEMMVHIPLCTHKLAKDILVVSQGNIDLTNELDRHKKESNYKFIELNDLENIENKSYDVVILPNTKLDIKIVGKLFDILKDDGLIAFSSKVFSRDDNRLIDDLKLVGEKFWIAMPYRFGHQASILASKKYHPTADLNLQRADFLDDLEYYSSEIHTASFVFPAKQHKDLTGIAKR; encoded by the coding sequence ATGAAAGATAATATTGCATTTAGTGAAATGATGGTACATATACCGCTTTGCACACATAAACTTGCTAAAGATATTTTAGTAGTATCACAAGGAAATATTGATTTAACAAATGAACTTGATAGACATAAAAAAGAGTCTAATTACAAATTTATTGAACTAAACGATTTAGAAAACATTGAAAACAAATCTTACGATGTAGTAATTTTACCAAATACAAAACTAGATATAAAAATTGTAGGAAAGCTTTTTGATATTTTAAAAGATGATGGACTTATTGCATTTTCTTCAAAAGTTTTTTCAAGAGATGACAATAGATTAATTGATGATTTAAAGCTAGTAGGTGAGAAATTTTGGATAGCAATGCCTTATAGATTTGGGCATCAAGCTTCAATACTTGCTTCAAAAAAATATCACCCAACGGCTGACTTAAATCTTCAAAGAGCAGATTTTCTTGATGATTTAGAATATTATTCAAGCGAAATTCATACAGCTTCTTTTGTTTTTCCAGCAAAACAACATAAAGATTTAACGGGTATTGCAAAAAGATAG
- the coaE gene encoding dephospho-CoA kinase (Dephospho-CoA kinase (CoaE) performs the final step in coenzyme A biosynthesis.), whose protein sequence is MQKDSMKQSQEDSFKNAIALTGGIATGKSTVCNLLKLHGFLIIDADKIAHKLLDENSQKIEQLFGKQYVENGKVLRKELGKIIFSNEVNKLKLEELLHPLIFDEIEKEAKVFEEQNKPYIVDIPLFFEKMHYPISKSIVIYTPKDLQIKRLQNRDNITKEEAILKISNQMDIEEKKALGTYIIDNSKDLKHLQNEVEDLISKVLN, encoded by the coding sequence TTGCAAAAAGATAGTATGAAGCAATCACAAGAAGATAGTTTTAAAAATGCAATTGCACTTACAGGAGGAATTGCAACTGGAAAAAGTACAGTTTGCAACCTTCTGAAACTTCATGGTTTTCTAATAATAGATGCTGATAAAATAGCTCATAAACTATTAGATGAAAATAGTCAAAAAATAGAACAACTTTTTGGAAAACAATATGTTGAAAATGGAAAAGTTTTAAGAAAAGAGTTAGGTAAAATAATATTCTCAAATGAAGTAAATAAACTAAAACTTGAAGAACTACTTCATCCACTAATTTTTGATGAAATTGAAAAAGAAGCAAAAGTTTTTGAAGAACAAAATAAACCTTATATTGTTGATATTCCTCTGTTTTTTGAAAAGATGCATTACCCTATTTCTAAATCAATTGTTATTTATACTCCAAAAGATTTACAAATAAAAAGGTTGCAAAATAGAGATAATATTACAAAAGAAGAGGCTATCTTGAAAATTTCAAACCAGATGGATATTGAAGAAAAAAAAGCTTTGGGTACATATATAATAGATAACTCTAAAGATTTAAAACATCTTCAAAATGAAGTAGAAGATTTAATATCAAAGGTATTAAATTAG
- a CDS encoding thioredoxin family protein: MKFMFNRLFLIFVAIFIASNLNAKEGKVIGSSNHEVPSWFKDSFLDISEDIEEASQKNKHFMIFLDFEGCPYCAKMLKESFEEDNKTSQFIKNNFDVIELNVKGSRELTWVDGDVLTEKDLTEKLKIQYSPTLLIFNSNKEIVARINGYRNSTDFQYILDFIQTKAYEKMDFTSYLSKVNKKDTYDFISNKMFKELSDLSKIKTPVAIIFEDKSCIQCDHFHNKILTNKDVIDEFSKFTVIRVDANSTKELILPTGEKTTPKSLVEKINLDYRPGILLYNDKKLISTIDALLFPFHFKEVLRYVSGKHYGQFPKTYLDYLRVRQDELLKQGIDINVSE; this comes from the coding sequence ATGAAGTTTATGTTTAATCGTTTATTTTTAATTTTTGTTGCAATATTCATTGCTTCAAATTTAAATGCAAAAGAGGGTAAAGTTATTGGATCTTCAAATCATGAAGTACCTAGTTGGTTTAAGGATAGTTTTTTAGATATAAGTGAAGATATTGAAGAAGCTAGTCAAAAGAATAAGCACTTTATGATATTTTTAGATTTTGAAGGTTGTCCTTATTGTGCAAAAATGCTAAAAGAGAGTTTTGAAGAAGATAACAAAACTAGCCAATTTATCAAAAATAATTTTGATGTTATTGAACTAAATGTTAAAGGAAGCCGTGAATTAACTTGGGTTGATGGAGATGTTTTAACTGAAAAAGATTTAACAGAAAAATTAAAAATTCAATACAGTCCAACACTTCTTATTTTTAACTCAAATAAAGAGATAGTAGCTAGAATAAATGGATATAGAAATAGTACAGATTTTCAATATATTTTGGATTTTATACAAACAAAAGCTTATGAAAAAATGGATTTTACATCATATTTAAGTAAGGTAAATAAAAAAGATACATATGATTTTATTTCAAATAAAATGTTTAAAGAGTTAAGTGATTTATCAAAAATAAAAACTCCTGTTGCAATTATTTTTGAAGATAAAAGTTGCATTCAATGTGACCATTTTCATAACAAAATCTTAACAAACAAAGATGTAATTGATGAGTTTTCAAAATTTACAGTTATTAGAGTTGATGCAAATAGTACAAAAGAGTTGATTTTACCAACAGGTGAAAAAACTACACCAAAATCTTTGGTTGAGAAAATAAATTTAGATTATCGACCAGGCATTTTGCTTTATAACGATAAAAAATTAATCTCTACAATAGATGCATTACTTTTTCCTTTTCACTTCAAAGAGGTTTTAAGATATGTTAGTGGAAAACACTATGGACAGTTTCCAAAAACTTATTTGGATTATTTAAGAGTTAGGCAAGATGAACTTTTAAAACAAGGTATTGATATAAACGTATCAGAGTAA
- the ccoG gene encoding cytochrome c oxidase accessory protein CcoG, whose translation MSEKDEFVKKTSYRKKRYFVYAIVSIVSLVIPFIQVNGNQLFLLSFDKKQFHLMGTAFDMQELYLMPFLLMLLFIGIFAITSIGGRAWCGWACPQTIFRVIYRDLIESTLLKLRRIKNKQKDIDLSKNGNKIKKFVGVILWSILSLVAASNFMWYFVPPQDFFAYIQDPLEHMFLIVIVLSIAAFLIYDVIILKEDFCVYICPYSRVQSVLYDNNTYQAIYSTNRGGKIYDENKEKVVWKIKDLPDPANECTACEACVTVCPTHIDIRKGMQLECINCLECVDACTTVMGKLGKPSLVQWSNTNTIVENKPTKLLRKTTIMYFISLAITFALLFVMSGEKEYMLLNVNKDTELYKIKDGNVVSNNYLLLFQNTESKTLTYELEIVDNPDIEITRFEPFTLSPGKMAKKVVILQTDKLLVDNNLKDTPITVTLKAYAKEDPEKVKVFRKATFFFPRSDKLK comes from the coding sequence ATGAGCGAAAAAGATGAGTTTGTAAAAAAAACTTCTTATCGTAAAAAGAGATATTTTGTTTATGCTATCGTTTCAATAGTATCTTTAGTAATACCATTTATTCAAGTAAATGGTAATCAATTATTCTTATTATCTTTTGATAAAAAACAGTTTCATCTTATGGGAACTGCTTTTGATATGCAAGAGTTATACTTGATGCCATTTTTATTAATGTTACTATTTATAGGAATTTTTGCAATAACTTCAATTGGTGGAAGAGCTTGGTGTGGTTGGGCATGTCCTCAGACAATTTTTAGAGTAATTTATAGAGATTTAATTGAATCAACACTTTTAAAACTTAGAAGAATAAAAAATAAACAAAAAGATATTGATTTAAGTAAAAATGGAAATAAAATAAAAAAATTTGTTGGTGTAATTTTATGGTCTATTTTATCTTTAGTTGCTGCATCCAACTTTATGTGGTATTTTGTACCACCACAAGATTTCTTTGCATATATTCAAGACCCACTTGAGCATATGTTTTTAATAGTAATTGTTTTAAGTATAGCTGCATTTTTAATCTATGATGTAATTATTTTAAAAGAAGATTTCTGTGTATATATTTGTCCATATTCAAGGGTTCAATCTGTTTTATATGATAATAATACTTATCAAGCAATCTACTCTACAAACCGTGGTGGAAAAATATATGATGAAAATAAAGAAAAAGTTGTTTGGAAAATAAAAGATTTACCAGACCCAGCAAATGAGTGTACTGCTTGTGAAGCTTGTGTTACTGTCTGCCCTACTCATATTGATATTAGAAAAGGTATGCAACTTGAGTGCATAAACTGTCTTGAGTGTGTAGATGCTTGTACAACAGTTATGGGTAAATTAGGAAAACCTTCTTTAGTTCAATGGTCAAATACAAACACTATTGTTGAAAATAAACCAACAAAACTTCTTAGAAAAACTACAATTATGTATTTTATATCTCTTGCTATTACTTTTGCTTTACTTTTTGTTATGAGTGGAGAAAAAGAGTATATGCTTTTAAATGTTAATAAGGATACTGAACTTTATAAAATAAAAGATGGAAATGTTGTATCAAATAACTATTTATTACTTTTCCAAAATACTGAGTCAAAAACTTTAACTTATGAATTAGAAATAGTAGATAATCCTGATATAGAAATAACAAGATTTGAACCATTCACGCTAAGTCCTGGAAAAATGGCAAAAAAAGTTGTAATCCTTCAAACAGATAAACTTTTAGTAGATAATAATCTAAAAGATACTCCTATTACAGTAACTCTTAAAGCTTATGCAAAAGAGGACCCAGAAAAAGTAAAGGTATTTAGAAAAGCTACTTTTTTCTTCCCAAGATCCGATAAACTTAAATAA
- a CDS encoding CTP synthase yields MTKFIFVTGGVLSSLGKGITSASIATILKQSGFKVSMLKIDPYLNVDPGTMSPLEHGEVFVTADGAETDLDLGNYERFIDRTLTKINSFTTGQVYQSVIKREREGGYLGKTIQVIPHVVDEIKDRIYKAAEGNEFLIIEIGGTVGDIESLPFLEAIRSIRHELPKSNTMNIHVSLVPYIKAAGELKTKPTQHSVQELRRIGITPHMLVCRTEKELPKALKDKLALSCDIDRNAVIEAGDAQSIYQMPLHFIKDGILTPLQEHFNVKIKPNMEKWDTLVKNILVPQDEVTIAFVGKYLDLKESYKSLTEALIHAGAHLNTKINIHWCDSERIEDLGAYEVIGNVDAILVAGGFGARGVKGKLEAIKYARENKIVFLGICLGMQLAIIEFARNILGIEDANSIEFNSETKNPLIYLIDEFIDQSGNKQLRTSKSPLGGTMRSGEYPFEPLKGSKLQKAYGNNKEYFERHRHRYEANPKYKEALEKAGMIICGESNGLIEAVELQDHPWFVGVQFHPEFTSHLETPNPIILDFVRKANSPK; encoded by the coding sequence ATGACAAAATTCATTTTTGTAACAGGTGGAGTTTTAAGCTCTTTAGGAAAAGGAATTACATCAGCTTCAATTGCTACAATATTAAAGCAATCTGGATTTAAAGTAAGTATGTTAAAAATTGACCCTTACTTAAATGTAGATCCAGGAACTATGAGTCCTTTGGAACACGGTGAAGTTTTTGTAACAGCTGATGGAGCTGAAACTGACCTTGATTTAGGAAACTATGAAAGATTTATAGATAGAACTTTAACAAAAATAAATAGTTTCACAACTGGTCAAGTTTATCAAAGTGTAATAAAAAGAGAAAGAGAAGGTGGATATCTAGGAAAAACTATTCAAGTAATTCCACACGTGGTTGACGAGATAAAAGATAGAATTTATAAAGCTGCTGAAGGAAATGAATTTTTAATAATTGAAATTGGTGGAACTGTTGGAGACATTGAAAGTCTTCCATTCTTAGAAGCTATTAGATCTATTAGACATGAACTTCCAAAATCAAATACAATGAATATTCATGTAAGTTTAGTTCCTTATATTAAGGCAGCTGGTGAACTTAAAACAAAACCAACTCAACACTCTGTTCAAGAACTAAGAAGAATTGGAATAACTCCTCATATGCTAGTTTGCAGAACAGAAAAAGAGCTTCCAAAGGCTCTAAAAGATAAATTAGCACTATCTTGTGATATTGATAGAAATGCTGTTATAGAAGCTGGTGATGCACAATCTATTTATCAAATGCCTCTTCATTTTATAAAAGATGGAATTTTAACTCCACTTCAAGAGCATTTTAATGTTAAAATTAAACCAAATATGGAAAAATGGGATACTTTAGTAAAAAATATTTTAGTTCCTCAAGATGAAGTTACTATTGCTTTTGTTGGAAAATATCTTGATTTAAAAGAGTCATATAAATCTTTAACTGAAGCTTTAATTCATGCAGGAGCCCATCTAAATACAAAAATAAATATTCACTGGTGTGATAGTGAAAGAATTGAAGATTTGGGAGCTTATGAAGTTATTGGTAATGTAGATGCTATTTTAGTAGCTGGTGGATTTGGTGCAAGAGGAGTAAAAGGAAAACTTGAAGCTATAAAATATGCAAGAGAAAATAAAATAGTATTTTTAGGGATTTGCTTAGGAATGCAGCTAGCAATAATAGAATTTGCTAGAAATATTTTAGGAATTGAAGATGCAAACTCTATTGAATTTAATAGTGAAACAAAAAATCCTCTAATCTATTTAATTGATGAATTTATAGATCAAAGTGGAAACAAACAACTAAGAACAAGTAAATCACCTCTTGGTGGAACTATGAGATCAGGGGAGTATCCTTTTGAGCCACTAAAAGGTTCAAAACTACAAAAAGCTTATGGAAATAACAAAGAGTACTTTGAAAGACATAGACATAGATATGAAGCAAATCCAAAATATAAAGAAGCTTTAGAAAAAGCTGGTATGATTATTTGCGGAGAGTCAAATGGACTTATTGAAGCAGTTGAACTACAAGATCATCCTTGGTTTGTTGGAGTTCAATTTCATCCTGAATTTACATCTCATTTAGAGACACCAAATCCTATAATTTTGGATTTTGTAAGAAAAGCTAATTCTCCTAAATAA